One part of the Torulaspora delbrueckii CBS 1146 chromosome 8, complete genome genome encodes these proteins:
- the TDEL0H04350 gene encoding transient receptor potential ion channel family protein (similar to Saccharomyces cerevisiae FLC2 (YAL053W) and YOR365C; ancestral locus Anc_7.16) — protein sequence MNWLASFFLAILLSVRSLVYAEDVAANSRHLRTSSLLTCMENSEFTASYFDVRYYPGNQSVVFKIDATTTISENVTVKAEVITYGLKIIEQTFDLCSLNEATLCPLSAGRIDVRSSYTISSDITNQIPNVAYTIPDLDAQVRVVVYSQNDTDHETPLACVQAVLSNDKTVQTKYASWPIAAVSGVGVLTSGFVSVIGYSTTAAHIASNSISLFIYFQNLAITAMMGVSRVPPIAAAWTQNFQWSMGIIKVDFMQKIFDWYVQATNGVSTVVVANKDVLSISVQKRHLERLAKRITLASSADYSFDSILEDSDLYTTTERNTTEYSSRILVLRGIERVAYKAGIELSNLFLTGIVFFLFFLFCVVVSLIFFKALLEVLTRARLMSESTNFFQYRKSWGSIIKGTLFRLAIIAFPQVSLLAIWEFTQIDSPAVVVVAVVMLIVVTGVLGYGAVRILIKGKESMRLYKNPAYLLFGDASFLNRFGFLYTQFKADKFWWLVPLLSYSFLRSLFVAVLQNYGKAQAMVIFVIELFYFVALCWIRPYMDKRTNIFNIAIHLVNLINALFFLFFSNLFKQPAVVSSVMAVVLFVLNAVFALFLLIFTIVTCTLALLHRNPDARYEPLKDDRVSFIPKIQGPNGAAFENPSKSDAELFDLRKAAMDTNETDQEKIMRADAFENSNANNRTLFDDEATSSYTYSGSSNRMPAQNDIPQPLQPTSAVMGPGSSLGNQGSKASFSNKYEGNLRKPETSFYNSNNSGSHSPYQSNSYI from the coding sequence ATGAACTGGCTTGCAAGTTTCTTTCTCGCGATACTTCTATCGGTACGCTCCCTGGTATACGCGGAGGATGTTGCCGCCAACTCTAGACATTTGAGGACTTCATCATTGCTTACTTGTATGGAGAATTCCGAATTTACTGCTTCTTACTTTGATGTACGTTATTACCCCGGAAACCAGTCGGTTGTATTCAAGATTGACGCGACCACTACAATCAGTGAGAATGTTACTGTCAAGGCCGAAGTAATCACTTATGGTCTTaaaatcattgaacaaacttttgatctgtgctctttgaatgaagcCACACTTTGTCCACTTTCTGCTGGTAGAATAGATGTGCGTTCAAGTTATACCATTAGTAGTGATATTACCAATCAGATTCCTAATGTTGCTTACACAATTCCTGATCTGGATGCGCAGGTGCGTGTTGTTGTGTATTCGCAAAATGATACTGATCATGAAACTCCACTTGCCTGTGTTCAAGCGGTGTTGAGTAACGATAAGACCGTTCAGACAAAATATGCTTCGTGGCCCATTGCAGCAGTCTCCGGTGTGGGTGTGTTGACTTCAGGTTTCGTCTCAGTGATAGGCTATAGTACTACTGCGGCTCATATTGCTTCTAACTCCATTTCGTTGTTTATCTATTTCCAAAACCTTGCCATTACGGCTATGATGGGTGTGTCGCGTGTGCCACCTATCGCCGCCGCTTGGACTCAGAATTTTCAATGGTCTATGGGTATCATTAAAGTGGATTTTAtgcaaaagatctttgattgGTACGTTCAAGCTACCAATGGTGTCTCTACAGTGGTTGTTGCCAACAAGGACGTTTTAAGTATCAGtgttcaaaagagacaTTTGGAGAGGCTTGCTAAGAGAATCACTTTGGCTTCGTCCGCAGACTACAGTTTTGATTCTATCCTTGAGGACTCAGATCTTTACACTACTACCGAGAGAAATACTACCGAATACTCTTCTCGTATCCTGGTGCTACGTGGTATTGAAAGAGTCGCATATAAAGCAGGTATCGAACTATCGAATCTCTTCCTCACTGGTATTGtctttttcctcttctttttaTTCTGTGTGGTCGTtagtttgatcttcttcaaagcacTGCTTGAAGTCCTCACCCGTGCCAGATTGATGTCAGAGAGTACAAATTTCTTTCAGTATAGGAAGAGTTGGGGTAGTATCATCAAGGGTACTTTATTCAGACTAGCCATTATCGCTTTCCCACAGGTTTCTTTGCTTGCCATTTGGGAATTTACTCAAATCGATTCACCAGCAGTGGTTGTCGTCGCCGTTGTCATGCTTATCGTTGTGACCGGTGTGCTTGGTTACGGTGCGGTTAGGATCTTGATCAAGGGAAAAGAATCCATGAGGCTATACAAAAACCCTGCTTATTTATTATTTGGTGATGcaagtttcttgaacaGATTCGGTTTCTTGTATACCCAATTCAAAGCAGACAAGTTTTGGTGGTTGGTGCCTTTGCTCTCCTATAGTTTCCTCAGATCCTTGTTTGTCGCTGTGCTACAAAATTACGGTAAGGCCCAAGCGATGGTTATTTTTGTTATCGAACTCTTTTACTTTGTCGCTCTATGCTGGATAAGACCTTATATGGATAAGAGGACTaacattttcaacattgCCATCCACCTGGTCAACTTGATCAACGCgctcttctttttgtttTTCAGTAACCTTTTCAAACAACCTGCTGTTGTTTCATCCGTCATGGCCGTCGTTTTGTTTGTATTGAACGCAGTGTTTGCCTTATTCCTATTGATCTTTACCATCGTGACATGCACACTAGCATTGTTACACAGAAACCCAGATGCTCGTTATGAACCATTGAAGGATGATCGTGTCTCTTTTATTCCAAAGATTCAGGGTCCAAACGGCGCGGCTTTTGAAAACCCAAGCAAGTCTGACGCCGAACTGTTCGACTTAAGGAAGGCCGCCATGGACACAAACGAGACCGACCAGGAGAAAATTATGCGTGCCGATGCCTTTGAAAACAGCAATGCCAATAACAGAACCCTATTCGACGACGAAGCCACTAGCAGTTACACGTATTCGGGCTCTTCTAACAGAATGCCCGCTCAAAACGACATACCGCAACCTCTGCAACCCACATCAGCCGTGATGGGGCCTGGTAGCTCGCTGGGAAACCAAGGCTCAAAGGCCAGTTTCTCAAATAAGTATGAAGGCAATCTGCGGAAACCAGAGACAAGCTTCTACAACTCGAATAACTCCGGCTCGCATTCCCCATATCAATCCAATTCCTACATCTGA
- the ACS1 gene encoding acetate--CoA ligase 1 (similar to Saccharomyces cerevisiae ACS1 (YAL054C); ancestral locus Anc_7.15), whose product MSPSAVPSTEFAQGAMSKIEQLKQKILPTTDEVDQRDSVVEKQKESAREYEHLTSVPVVKQRPITDRLQKELAAHYSPHLDGIDEYNRLYKQSIQDPAKFFGDRARSFLNWTNDFDQVFVPDPVTGKPSFENNAWFLNGRLNACYNCVDRHALSTPNKTAIIYEGDEPGQGYSLTYRQLLEEVCKVAQVLYHSMGVRKGDTVAVYMPMIPQALVTLLAITRIGAVHSVIFAGFSSNSLRDRINDADSRVVITTDESKRGGKIVETKRIVDDALKEAPGVRNVLVYKRTNNPSVSYHSSRDLDWDNEVKKYKGYYPCEPVDSEHPLFLLYTSGSTGAPKGVQHSTAGYLLGALLTMRYTFDVHQPDVFFTAGDIGWITGHTYVVYGPLLYGCTTLVFEGTPAYPNFSRYWDIIDKYQVTQFYVAPTALRLLKRAGDSYLDGYSLKSLRCLGSVGEPIAAEVWEWFSQKIGKSQIPLVDTYWQTESGSHLVTPMAGGVTPMKPGSASFPFFGIETAILDPNNGKEIVGEHAEGVLAIKSAWPSFARTIWKNHDRYLDTYLRPYKNVYFTGDGAARDKDGYIWILGRVDDVVNVSGHRLSTAEIEAAIIEDSIVAECAVVGFNDDLTGQAVAAFVVLKNKSNWSNASEQELQNIKKHLIMTVRKDIGPFAAPKLIVLVDDLPKTRSGKIMRRILRKILAGEADQLGDVSTLSNPGVVRHLIDSVKL is encoded by the coding sequence ATGTCGCCATCAGCTGTACCTTCAACGGAGTTCGCTCAAGGTGCGATGTCGAAGATTGAACAACTTAAACAAAAAATATTGCCAACTACCGATGAAGTAGATCAGAGGGATTCTGTAGTGGAAAAGCAAAAAGAATCAGCTCGTGAATATGAGCATCTGACTAGTGTTCCTGTGGTTAAGCAGAGACCAATAACTGATCGGTTGCAAAAAGAATTAGCAGCACATTATTCTCCTCATTTGGATGGTATTGATGAATATAACCGTTTGTACAAGCAGTCCATCCAGGATCCTGCCAAGTTTTTTGGCGATAGGGCTCgttctttcttgaattggACTAATGATTTTGACCAGGTTTTTGTTCCTGATCCAGTCACTGGTAAACCTTCGTTTGAGAACAATGCTTGGTTCCTCAATGGTCGGTTGAATGCTTGTTACAACTGTGTGGATAGACATGCTCTTTCTACTCCCAACAAGACTGCTATCATTTACGAGGGTGATGAGCCCGGGCAGGGATATAGCCTAACTTACAGGCAActcttggaagaagtttgTAAAGTGGCACAGGTTTTATACCATTCCATGGGGGTTCGTAAGGGTGATACGGTAGCAGTGTACATGCCCATGATTCCACAGGCATTGGTTACATTGTTGGCTATCACTCGTATTGGTGCGGTGCACTCTGTGATCTTTGCTGGGTTTTCTTCGAACTCATTGCGTGATCGTATCAATGATGCGGACTCTAGAGTCGTAATTACCACCGATGAGTCCAAGAGAGGTGGTAAGATCGTCGAAACAAAGAGAATTGTTGACGAtgcattgaaagaagctccAGGGGTGAGAAACGTGCTAGTGTACAAGCGTACAAACAATCCAAGCGTTAGCTATCACAGTTCAAGGGACTTGGATTGGGACAACGAAGTGAAAAAGTACAAGGGATATTATCCTTGTGAACCAGTGGACTCCGAGCACCCattgttcttgttgtaCACTTCTGGGTCTACAGGAGCACCAAAGGGTGTTCAACACTCGACGGCAGGCTATTTGCTAGGCGCCCTATTGACTATGCGTTACACTTTTGATGTGCATCAACCAGACGTTTTCTTCACCGCTGGTGATATCGGTTGGATTACAGGTCACACTTACGTGGTTTACGGTCCTTTATTGTACGGTTGTACTACGCTAGTGTTCGAAGGTACTCCTGCTTATCCAAATTTCTCCCGTTATTGGGATATCATTGACAAGTACCAGGTCACGCAGTTCTATGTCGCACCAACGGCTTTACGTTTGCTGAAGAGGGCTGGTGATTCATATTTGGACGGTTACTCTTTGAAGTCCTTACGTTGCTTGGGGTCTGTCGGTGAACCTATCGCTGCAGAAGTTTGGGAATGGTTTTCTCAAAAAATTGGTAAGAGTCAAATTCCATTGGTCGATACTTACTGGCAAACTGAGTCTGGTTCGCATTTGGTTACACCCATGGCCGGCGGTGTCACTCCAATGAAACCGGGTTCTGCGTCTTTCCCATTCTTCGGTATCGAAACTGCTATTTTGGATCCAAACAATGGTAAAGAGATTGTTGGTGAGCACGCGGAAGGTGTCCTTGCTATTAAGAGTGCTTGGCcatcatttgcaagaactaTTTGGAAGAACCATGACAGATATCTGGATACTTATTTGAGACCTTATAAGAACGTTTACTTCACTGGTGATGGTGCAGCTAGGGATAAGGACGGGTACATTTGGATTTTGGGTCGTGTCGATGATGTCGTTAACGTCTCTGGTCACCGTCTATCCACTGCAGAGATTGAAGCTGCCATTATTGAGGATTCAATCGTTGCAGAATGTGCTGTCGTCGGTTTCAATGATGACTTGACTGGTCAAGCCGTCGCTGCCTTCGTagtgttgaagaacaagtCCAATTGGTCAAATGCATCTGAGcaagaattgcaaaatataAAGAAACATTTGATCATGACGGTGAGAAAGGATATTGGGCCTTTTGCTGCTCCAAAATTaattgttcttgttgatgatcttccaaagacCAGATCTGGTAAGATTAtgagaagaattttgagaaaAATTTTGGCTGGTGAAGCAGATCAACTGGGCGATGTCTCGACATTATCAAATCCAGGTGTCGTCAGGCATTTGATTGATTCCGTCAAATTATGA
- the SCP1 gene encoding Scp1p (similar to Saccharomyces cerevisiae SCP1 (YOR367W); ancestral locus Anc_7.14): MSYDKKADVTSLDEDLKLLRDTKFSQDAIDDIKSWIFVSVLNEEQPRESLIESLKSGVTLCKVANKLKAADETSGFIKWKESKMPFVQMEQISQFLTFARSYGVPEDELFQTVDLFEEKDPAIVYQTLKSVSRYANKKHPDLFPVIGPQLATKRPRPPVKQKPKHLQTGWSTTEYGYMGGASQKSEGIVFGQRRNIQ; this comes from the coding sequence ATGAGCTACGATAAAAAAGCAGATGTCACCTCTctcgatgaagatttgaaactACTTAGAGATACAAAATTCTCACAGgatgcaattgatgatattaAGAGCTGGATCTTTGTATCAGTGCTCAACGAGGAACAACCCAGGGAATCGTTGattgaaagtttgaaaagtggTGTGACTTTATGTAAAGTGGCAAACAAACTAAAGGCTGCTGATGAAACCAGTGGCTTTATCAAGTGGAAGGAGTCCAAGATGCCTTTTGTGCAAATGGAGCAAATTTCCCAGTTCTTGACTTTTGCCAGATCGTATGGGGTCCCAGAGGACGAATTGTTCCAAACAGTTGATTTATTCGAAGAGAAAGATCCTGCGATTGTCTAccaaactttgaaatcGGTCTCACGATACGCCAATAAGAAACATCCTGATCTTTTTCCGGTCATAGGTCCTCAATTGGCCACAAAGAGACCACGCCCTCCAGTAAAACAAAAACCAAAGCATTTACAGACCGGATGGAGCACAACTGAATATGGCTACATGGGAGGTGCTTCACAGAAATCCGAAGGAATTGTGTTTGGTCAAAGGAGAAATATTCAGTAG
- the PEX22 gene encoding ubiquitin-protein transferase activating protein PEX22 (similar to Saccharomyces cerevisiae PEX22 (YAL055W); ancestral locus Anc_7.13) yields the protein MRQTRKSQVGRWIAIVGTVSAIAIAAGAAIHYLSGPPVSDNKDSSKRKSRCVVITDSVAASKEFNWDDFLTRDIVLLVAPGIHFSQESFKVIHCDTMVGLWSCVRHLKKDQLLLEQSEINESIPVDIPRYTKEILNISCLQDD from the coding sequence ATGAGGCAAACTAGGAAAAGTCAGGTTGGTAGATGGATAGCTATCGTTGGTACCGTGAGCGCCATCGCTATCGCAGCTGGGGCAGCTATCCACTACTTATCGGGTCCGCCAGTATCAGATAACAAGGACTCATCGAAGAGAAAGTCAAGGTGTGTAGTTATTACAGATTCTGTTGCTGCTTCGAAAGAGTTCAATTGggatgatttcttgactAGGGACATCGTCCTGCTAGTCGCTCCAGGCATTCACTTTTCtcaagaaagcttcaaagTAATTCATTGTGACACTATGGTTGGATTATGGTCTTGCGTAAGGCATctaaagaaagatcaattaCTTTTGGAGCAGAGCGAGATCAATGAATCCATACCGGTCGATATACCCAGATACACGAAGGAAATCCTGAACATTTCCTGTTTGCAAGACGACTGA
- the RAD17 gene encoding Rad17p (similar to Saccharomyces cerevisiae RAD17 (YOR368W); ancestral locus Anc_7.12) — protein sequence MRGNGTIFAASTVHLDHITTALSCLTPFGTKEEIVIFIDADGLSFVRELNHVMRIQLFLSRELFMSYTYEGPTDEQTKVCVKINHLLDSFSVANRNIDDVVECTMSYDGYGSPFLLIFEDSTISERAEYSTYVTHGIDEKGLELDRDKVKFECIIKGDVLYAAMCDLKETGCKECYLYVKSDEDGDHTFAIVSRSGLGLSKIKLPSTKSILEKLEVYGTDYETLVHGKPVVANFDFNLFDKIRMSVRIASKVLFRMDSYGNLSVNILSQTGDVIVTDTRAMANRSRSFGNRQVQLPRDYPGIVVEVNLIEKDHYDEASARELESLMETNELGEPKRTSRKRPREDVDIRQPTSDSDMASHVDMQESNGKNKSPSSTNELPLFFNRKTNCIPHIM from the coding sequence ATGAGAGGTAATGGTACGATATTTGCCGCCTCAACAGTTCACTTGGACCATATTACTACAGCACTCAGCTGCCTCACGCCGTTTGGTACGAAAGAGGAGATAGTCATATTCATCGATGCTGATGGACTATCGTTCGTCAGAGAGCTCAACCATGTAATGCGAATCCAACTATTCCTATCAAGGGAGCTTTTCATGTCCTACACCTACGAGGGACCAACAGATGAGCAAACCAAAGTCTGTGTCAAGATTAATCACCTGCTTGATAGCTTCAGTGTAGCGAATCGAAACATTGATGACGTTGTGGAATGCACCATGTCGTATGATGGATATGGATCGCCCTTTTTACTTATATTTGAAGACTCTACGATATCCGAACGGGCAGAATATTCCACATATGTTACGCATGGTATCGATGAGAAGGGACTTGAATTGGACAGGGATAAAGTCAAATTCGAATGTATCATCAAGGGTGATGTTCTCTATGCAGCAATGTGCGATTTAAAGGAAACTGGATGTAAAGAATGCTATCTGTATGTtaaaagtgatgaagatggaGATCATACATTTGCCATTGTCTCAAGATCAGGCTTAGGTTTatccaagatcaaattACCAAGTACCAAATCGATAttagagaaattggaagtATACGGTACCGATTACGAAACTCTAGTGCATGGGAAGCCTGTTGTGGCAAACTtcgatttcaatttgttcGACAAGATTCGTATGAGCGTTAGAATAGCAAGTAAAGTCCTATTCAGAATGGATTCTTATGGAAATCTCAGTGTAAACATTCTCAGTCAAACGGGAGATGTCATTGTAACCGATACAAGAGCCATGGCAAATCGCTCCAGGAGCTTTGGTAACAGGCAGGTGCAACTTCCTAGAGATTATCCCGGAATTGTGGTAGAAGTGAATttaattgagaaagatcattACGACGAGGCATCTGCGAGAGAATTAGAGAGCCTCATGGAGACTAATGAGTTGGGAGAACCTAAGAGGACCAGTAGGAAGCGTCCTAGAGAGGATGTAGATATACGACAGCCTACGAGTGATAGTGACATGGCATCACATGTTGACATGCAAGAATCCAATGGGAAGAATAAGTCACCATCTTCAACTAACGAGTTACCACTTTTTTTTAATAGAAAGACAAATTGCATTCCTCATATTATGTAA
- the RPS12 gene encoding 40S ribosomal protein eS12 (similar to Saccharomyces cerevisiae RPS12 (YOR369C); ancestral locus Anc_7.11) produces the protein MSDVEEVVEIQEEVVEQTAEVTIEDALKVVLRTALVHDGLARGLRESAKALTKGQAQLVVLVSSVTEDNIIKLVEGLANDPENKVPLIKVADAKQLGEWAGLGKADREGNVRKVVGASVVVVTNWGAETDERAMILEHFSQQ, from the coding sequence ATGTCTGacgttgaagaagttgtcgaaattcaagaagaagtcgTTGAGCAAACCGCTGAAGTCACCATCGAGgatgctttgaaggttGTTCTAAGAACCGCTTTGGTTCACGACGGTTTGGCTAGAGGTTTGAGAGAATCTGCCAAGGCTTTGACCAAGGGTCaagctcaattggttgTGTTGGTTAGCTCTGTCACCGAGGAcaacatcatcaagttAGTCGAAGGTTTGGCTAACGACCCAGAGAACAAGGTTCCATTGATCAAGGTTGCTGACGCCAAGCAATTGGGTGAATGGGCCGGTTTGGGTAAGGCTGACCGTGAAGGTAACGTCAGAAAGGTTGTCGGTGCATCCGTCGTCGTTGTTACCAACTGGGGTGCTGAGACCGATGAGCGTGCTATGATCTTGGAACACTTCTCTCAACAATAA
- the MRS6 gene encoding GTPase-activating protein MRS6 (similar to Saccharomyces cerevisiae MRS6 (YOR370C); ancestral locus Anc_7.10), with the protein MLSPERRPSMAERRPTMFSSQSHIVVPHLAGIEDPLPDSTPEKVDVLIVGTGMVESVLAAALSWQGSNVLHVDKNDYYGDTSATLTVDQAKRWVKQVNEGAYPQCYSNAKLYVSTSIANGKGKYASRDFGLDLAPRILFAKSDLLSILVKSRVHQYLEFQSLSSFHTYENDSFEKLTNTKQEIFTDQNLPLMTKRNLMKFIKFVLNWEDQPEVWKAYSERPITEILVDKFKLEKPQVFELMFSIGLCYNMNTKTPEALQRIRRYLSSFDVYGPFSVLYSKYGGPGELSQGFCRSAAVGGATYKLNESLTSYDPSTRVAYFSDGSKVSVSEKVVLSPTQAPSYNQNIPKQEYEIHRLTCIVEKSCEEWFSEGESAAVVVFPPGSLKSGNQVVVQAFILGQGSETCPQGTSIWYLSTTEQGPRAEMDLDAALEAMEASILRESSSDLENDESILQIGPNGEAMINSVRLGQSFKEYIPRENIQYLFKLYYTQYTSTPPFAVVEPSFFEMNNNPSKQMVPGASDNGVLYTAMPSAEISYDEVVTAARILYEKIVGSDDDFFDLDFEDDDDVPISKEDYENAIEDDDEDQDINMGVGRHGSTECVGEMEI; encoded by the coding sequence ATGCTTAGTCCGGAACGACGTCCTTCAATGGCTGAGCGTAGACCAACTATGTTTAGCAGTCAAAGTCATATAGTTGTCCCACACCTGGCTGGTATCGAGGACCCGTTGCCGGATAGCACTCCTGAAAAGGTGGATGTGCTTATCGTCGGTACGGGGATGGTAGAGAGTGTTTTAGCTGCAGCCTTGTCGTGGCAGGGCTCAAACGTTTTACATGTGGACAAGAATGACTATTATGGTGATACATCGGCTACACTGACGGTGGACCAAGCTAAAAGGTGGGTTAAACAAGTCAACGAAGGAGCTTATCCTCAATGTTATTCCAATGCCAAGCTGTATGTCTCGACGAGTATTGCAAACGGCAAGGGGAAGTACGCTTCGAGAGATTTTGGTTTAGATCTCGCACCCAGAATTTTATTTGCTAAGTCTGACTTGTTATCCATTCTTGTCAAGTCTAGAGTGCATCAATACTTGGAGTTTCAGTCACTGTCGAGCTTCCACACCTACGAGAATGACTCCTTTGAGAAGTTAACGAACACCAAGCAAGAAATATTTACAGACCAGAACCTGCCGCTTATGACTAAACGcaacttgatgaaatttatcaagtTTGTTCTCAACTGGGAAGATCAGCCGGAGGTATGGAAGGCTTACTCAGAGAGGCCAATAACTGAAATACTGGTGGATAAATTTAAGCTTGAGAAGCCTCAAGTTTTTGAGCTTATGTTTTCGATAGGTTTGTGCTACAACATGAATACCAAGACACCGGAGGCTTTGCAAAGGATCCGCCGTTATCTAAGCAGTTTCGACGTGTATGGTCCCTTCTCGGTGTTATATTCCAAATATGGTGGTCCGGGAGAGCTATCACAAGGGTTCTGCAGATCTGCAGCTGTTGGTGGTGCGACGTATAAACTAAACGAGTCATTGACGTCTTATGACCCAAGCACTAGGGTTGCCTATTTCAGCGACGGTTCAAAGGTCTCCGTTTCCGAAAAAGTCGTATTATCACCCACTCAGGCACCAAGTTATAACCAGAACATCCCCAAGCAAGAGTACGAAATTCACAGGTTGACGTGTATTGTGGAGAAGTCATGCGAGGAGTGGTTCAGTGAAGGTGAGTCTGCAGCGGTTGTCGTCTTCCCTCCTGGGTCCTTAAAGTCAGGCAACCAAGTAGTGGTTCAGGCTTTCATCCTTGGACAGGGTAGTGAAACCTGCCCTCAGGGAACAAGTATATGGTATTTGTCCACCACAGAGCAAGGACCACGTGCAGAGATGGATCTTGATGCCGCACTGGAGGCTATGGAGGCAAGTATACTGAGAGAATCTTCGTCTGACCTGGAGAACGATGAGTCGATTCTACAAATAGGCCCCAACGGAGAAGCAATGATCAATTCTGTGAGGCTGGGCcaatcattcaaagaatacATCCCAAGGGAGAATATCCAATACCTGTTCAAACTTTACTACACTCAGTATACATCCACTCCACCTTTTGCGGTTGTTGAACCATCCTTTTTCGAAATGAACAACAACCCATCCAAACAAATGGTTCCTGGGGCTAGCGATAACGGTGTTTTATATACTGCCATGCCATCCGCCGAGATATCGTACGATGAAGTGGTCACTGCTGCCAGAATACTGTATGAAAAAATTGTGGGCAGCGATGACGATTTCTTCGACCTggattttgaagacgatgacgatgtgCCAATCAGCAAGGAGGACTACGAGAACGCCAtagaagatgacgatgaagatcaagacATAAATATGGGAGTAGGTAGACATGGGTCAACCGAATGCGTTGGCGAAATGGAGATATGA